The Mucilaginibacter gracilis genomic interval TTGAAGAGCTTTATACCGTGGCCCTTACAACTATTGACGAATTGGCCGAACGCATATTAACCTTAGGCAAAGCTCCCTACAGTACCTTTGAAGATTATATTAAAACATCAAAAATTAAGGAAGTAGATACCATTGGTATGAAAGATACCCAAATGGTAAAAGCTTTAATTGATGATATGGCTACACTGATTGAAATGGAGCGCGAGCTTTTAGAACTTACCAGCGAAGCCGGCGACGATGGCACCAACGACATGGTAAACCGCTTTATGCAGTATAAAGAAAAAAATACCTGGATGCTGCGCTCGTTTGTTAACGAAGATTAATTAGAGAGAGAATCAAAATGCCAGAAATCAAATCAATCAAGATTGAT includes:
- a CDS encoding Dps family protein, with amino-acid sequence MNAKEISLKEKSVRPVVDHLNDLLANYHLHYQKTRGCHWNVKGKSFFTLHVKFEELYTVALTTIDELAERILTLGKAPYSTFEDYIKTSKIKEVDTIGMKDTQMVKALIDDMATLIEMERELLELTSEAGDDGTNDMVNRFMQYKEKNTWMLRSFVNED